The uncultured Bacteroides sp. genome has a segment encoding these proteins:
- a CDS encoding biopolymer transporter ExbD: MAKVKVAKKDTFIDMTAMSDVTVLLLTFFMLTSTFVKKEPVKVMTPGSVSEIKIPEKNVLSILVNPEGKVFMALDKPDDMEQTLLSVGEQYGVKFSSKQIKNFRKNTTFGVPMKKMSTFLDLPERDQDEALKNEGIPTDSVDNQFKVWVKAARATNPDLRIAIKADQNTPYSVIKNVMNSLQDIKENRYNLITSLKAVEAEKK; encoded by the coding sequence ATGGCTAAAGTAAAAGTTGCAAAAAAGGACACTTTCATCGATATGACAGCGATGAGTGACGTTACTGTATTGCTCTTGACTTTTTTTATGTTGACATCAACCTTCGTAAAAAAGGAACCAGTAAAAGTAATGACACCAGGTTCTGTTTCTGAAATTAAGATTCCAGAAAAGAATGTCCTCTCAATCCTTGTCAATCCAGAGGGCAAAGTATTTATGGCCTTGGATAAACCAGATGACATGGAGCAAACATTGTTAAGTGTGGGAGAACAATATGGCGTGAAATTTTCGTCTAAGCAGATTAAAAATTTCAGAAAAAATACCACGTTTGGTGTACCAATGAAAAAAATGAGCACTTTTTTAGATTTGCCTGAAAGGGATCAAGATGAAGCCCTTAAAAATGAAGGTATACCTACAGATAGTGTTGATAATCAATTCAAAGTATGGGTGAAAGCAGCTCGTGCTACGAATCCAGATCTACGTATTGCTATTAAAGCTGACCAGAATACTCCTTATTCTGTAATTAAAAATGTAATGAATTCACTTCAAGACATAAAAGAAAACAGATATAATCTGATTACTTCTTTGAAGGCTGTTGAAGCAGAAAAAAAATAG
- a CDS encoding substrate-binding domain-containing protein translates to MKFFKLIPILFFLLLFSCTDKKPKDGWTDTLTSGTIPIAVDEGFRPILEEEIAVFEGLNSEVHIKPKYCSEVDAINSLLKDSVRLVISTRRLSSKEIQSFNSRKFFPREVVMAYDGVGLIINNQNPDSLITVNQVRKILTGEITKWKEIYPKSKLGNIQIVFDNPNSSTVRFAKDSICLGKPFASKGINAQKTNLQVFDYVSKTPNAIGIIGANWLGAKSDTTNLTFKNDVRVMAVSEENIADPSNSFKPYQAYIALGDYPFYRTVYVLINDPRQGLSSGFANFLASDRGQRIILKSGLVPATQPVRIVNVKDEF, encoded by the coding sequence ATGAAGTTTTTCAAACTAATACCAATATTATTCTTTTTGCTTCTTTTTTCTTGTACTGATAAGAAGCCTAAAGATGGGTGGACTGATACATTGACATCTGGGACGATTCCTATTGCTGTCGATGAAGGCTTTAGACCTATTCTCGAAGAAGAAATAGCGGTGTTTGAAGGACTAAATTCTGAGGTTCATATAAAACCTAAATATTGTAGTGAGGTTGATGCTATAAATAGTTTATTAAAAGATAGTGTGCGGTTGGTTATTTCCACCCGCAGACTATCTTCAAAAGAAATTCAATCTTTTAATAGTCGTAAGTTTTTTCCTCGTGAAGTTGTTATGGCTTATGATGGAGTTGGTTTAATTATAAATAATCAAAATCCAGATTCTCTAATAACTGTTAATCAGGTTAGAAAAATATTAACTGGTGAGATTACAAAATGGAAAGAAATTTACCCAAAATCAAAATTGGGAAATATTCAAATTGTTTTCGATAATCCAAATTCAAGTACTGTTCGTTTTGCTAAGGACTCAATTTGTTTAGGTAAACCTTTTGCTTCTAAGGGTATTAATGCCCAAAAAACTAATTTACAGGTTTTTGACTATGTATCAAAAACTCCGAATGCTATCGGAATTATTGGTGCAAATTGGTTAGGTGCTAAGAGTGATACTACAAATTTAACTTTCAAAAATGATGTGCGCGTGATGGCTGTTAGTGAAGAGAATATAGCTGATCCTTCTAATAGTTTTAAACCTTATCAAGCTTATATTGCTTTAGGCGATTATCCTTTTTACCGCACTGTATACGTGCTAATTAATGATCCAAGACAAGGGCTGTCTTCTGGGTTTGCTAATTTTTTGGCCTCTGATAGAGGTCAAAGGATTATTCTTAAGTCTGGTTTAGTTCCTGCAACGCAACCAGTTCGTATTGTAAATGTAAAAGATGAATTTTAA
- a CDS encoding MotA/TolQ/ExbB proton channel family protein, giving the protein METTQKKSKKTSVKGIKNAGFVILACLIIAGCLYKFVLGDPANFVNNDPANNPLPGKFLGTMYKGGVIVPIILTLLFTVLSLSVERFIAIKSAYGKGSLTKFVANIKTALEKGDLKGAQEICDKQRGSVANVVGATLVKYAEMEKETNLSKEQKLLAIQKELEEATALELPMMTENLPIIATITTLGTLFGLLGTVIGMIRSFAALSAGGGADSTALSQGISEALINTACGIATGALAVISYNYYSNKIDKLTFSLDEVGFSIVQTFAASH; this is encoded by the coding sequence ATGGAAACTACTCAAAAAAAATCTAAGAAAACGTCTGTTAAAGGTATTAAAAACGCAGGTTTTGTTATCCTTGCGTGTTTGATTATCGCTGGTTGTCTCTACAAATTTGTACTAGGTGATCCTGCTAATTTTGTGAATAATGATCCAGCTAATAATCCTCTTCCAGGAAAGTTTCTAGGAACTATGTACAAAGGTGGTGTGATTGTACCTATCATCTTAACTTTGTTATTTACAGTTCTATCATTAAGCGTTGAACGTTTTATTGCTATTAAGAGTGCTTACGGAAAGGGTTCTTTAACTAAATTTGTTGCAAATATCAAAACAGCTTTAGAAAAAGGTGATCTTAAAGGTGCTCAAGAAATTTGTGATAAACAAAGAGGTTCAGTTGCGAATGTAGTTGGTGCTACTTTAGTTAAGTATGCTGAAATGGAAAAAGAAACAAATTTAAGTAAAGAACAGAAATTGTTAGCAATTCAAAAAGAATTAGAAGAAGCTACTGCTCTAGAATTACCAATGATGACTGAGAATCTTCCTATTATTGCTACTATTACAACTTTAGGTACTTTGTTTGGTCTTCTTGGTACAGTTATCGGTATGATCCGTTCATTTGCTGCTTTGTCTGCAGGTGGTGGTGCTGACTCTACTGCTTTGTCACAAGGTATCTCTGAAGCTTTGATTAATACAGCTTGTGGTATTGCTACAGGTGCATTAGCTGTTATTTCTTACAACTATTATTCAAATAAAATCGATAAATTAACTTTTAGCCTTGACGAAGTAGGTTTCTCTATTGTTCAGACATTTGCAGCTTCTCATTAA
- a CDS encoding TonB family protein: MAKINLASEEWCDLIFEGRNKGYGAYKMRMDAPKRHNWSMLIIVLLTVFFLSIPELIKLATPKEKETMTEVTTLSKLDQAEVKDKKLNKVEPIAPPPPPLKSSVKFVAPVIKKDSEVKDEDEMKSQEQLQESKVTISIADVKGNDEKNGKDIAEIKQVVTQAPVEEVEEKPYTAVEQMPQFPGGDSELLKYIFDHLKYPTISQENGVQGKVYIRFVVSKSGDVKDAQVMRSLDPYCDKEALRVIRSLPRWIPGKQNGVNVPVYYVVPITFKLQ; encoded by the coding sequence ATGGCAAAAATTAATTTAGCTTCTGAAGAATGGTGTGACTTAATATTCGAAGGAAGAAATAAAGGGTACGGTGCGTATAAGATGCGTATGGATGCTCCAAAACGACACAATTGGTCTATGCTAATTATTGTCCTTTTGACTGTGTTCTTTTTATCTATTCCTGAGCTTATAAAATTGGCAACTCCAAAAGAGAAGGAAACGATGACAGAAGTGACTACTTTATCAAAATTGGATCAAGCTGAGGTCAAAGACAAAAAATTGAATAAAGTAGAACCTATTGCTCCTCCTCCTCCTCCTTTAAAGAGTTCTGTGAAATTTGTTGCTCCTGTAATTAAGAAAGACTCTGAAGTTAAAGATGAAGACGAAATGAAGAGTCAGGAGCAATTGCAAGAGAGTAAGGTTACTATTTCTATCGCCGACGTTAAAGGTAATGACGAGAAAAATGGTAAGGATATTGCTGAAATTAAGCAAGTTGTGACTCAAGCTCCTGTTGAAGAAGTTGAGGAAAAACCTTATACAGCAGTAGAACAAATGCCTCAGTTCCCTGGTGGTGATTCAGAATTATTGAAATATATTTTTGATCACTTGAAATACCCAACAATTTCTCAGGAAAATGGTGTTCAAGGTAAGGTTTATATCCGTTTCGTAGTTTCTAAATCTGGTGATGTTAAAGATGCTCAAGTTATGCGTTCTTTGGATCCATACTGTGACAAAGAAGCTCTTCGTGTAATTCGTTCTCTTCCGAGATGGATTCCTGGAAAACAAAATGGTGTGAATGTTCCTGTATATTATGTAGTGCCAATTACCTTTAAATTACAATAA
- a CDS encoding biopolymer transporter ExbD has product MSADVEQKDSGKGKKGKQKKMKTRVDFTPMVDMNMLLITFFMLCTSLSKPQTMEISMPTNDKVDEAQQTKVKASQAVTLLLDEKDNVYYYLGEFKAGDQSLLQKTSYTATGIRDFLLKKNRSVVVKVNDLKQQKKDLKISAEEYSKKIADAKEDKGAPTVIIKATDKSTYKNLVDALDEMQICCISKYVIVPITDGEKALLASAKSNGSN; this is encoded by the coding sequence ATGAGTGCTGATGTAGAACAAAAAGATAGCGGAAAAGGGAAAAAGGGAAAGCAGAAAAAAATGAAAACCCGTGTCGACTTTACGCCGATGGTGGATATGAATATGTTGCTGATTACTTTTTTTATGCTTTGTACATCTTTGAGTAAACCTCAAACGATGGAAATAAGTATGCCTACTAATGATAAAGTAGATGAAGCTCAACAAACTAAAGTGAAGGCTTCTCAGGCTGTAACTTTACTTCTTGATGAAAAAGATAATGTTTATTATTATCTTGGTGAGTTTAAGGCAGGTGATCAATCTTTGTTACAAAAAACATCTTATACTGCAACAGGTATTAGAGATTTTCTTCTTAAAAAGAATAGAAGTGTTGTTGTGAAGGTTAATGATTTGAAACAGCAAAAAAAAGATTTAAAGATTTCTGCTGAAGAATATAGTAAAAAGATAGCTGATGCAAAAGAAGATAAAGGTGCTCCAACAGTTATTATTAAAGCTACAGACAAATCGACTTACAAAAATCTTGTTGATGCTCTTGATGAAATGCAAATATGCTGTATTAGTAAGTATGTAATAGTACCTATTACTGATGGAGAAAAAGCTTTATTGGCAAGTGCTAAATCAAATGGAAGTAATTAA